The DNA segment CTTGTTTTCAAAAGCTTCTATTTCTTCGTTATTCAACTCGCTGCGCTGTTCCTTTAACTTATCGAAATAATGATTACATGCGGTTTTAAATTCTTTCCAAAGTTTATCAGAATATTTTTTAGGGACGTGCCCAATCTGTTTCCACTCATCCTGAATCTGCTTCATTATTGGTGTAGTAGCAGCAAAATCTTCACTATTCTGAAGTTCTTTCGCTTTTTCTACTAGCGCTGTTTTCTTGCTTAGATTTGTGCTTTGATCTTTCTTAATGTCTTTGTAAAATGAATTTTTTAAAGCATTAAAGTTACGAACCGCACTTTTAAAAGTAGACCATGTTGCTTCATTATGCTCCTGTGGAACTTTTCCAGCCGTAAAAAAGGAATTGCGTAAAGCTTCAACTTTTTCTATCTGTGCCAACCAAGCACTGTGACTTCCAACTTTTGTAGTGGATAGTTCTTCAAGCTGTCGCACAATTTCTTGTTTTTTCTCAAGATTTTCTGTTTCACGTCCGCGCTGTTTTTCAAAAAGAACTTCTCTTTTATCATGCATTTGCTTAGTCAAATCACTAAATTTATTCCAGATCTCATCGCGCTTGTCTTGCGCAACAGGTCCAATATCTTCCTTCCAAATTTTATGCAAATCTTGCAATTCACGGAAAGCTTTGTTTATATCATCCTCATTTACTAACTCCTCAACTCGAGCAACAATTTTTTCTTTTTGCTCAAGATTGTGTTTAAAATCTAAGTCACGTGCCTCACGGTCAAGGTGTAGATAATCATAAAAATTCTCGACATGAAAATGGTAATTGTTCCAAACGTGGTTGTATTTGTCCTTTGGAATCGATCCCGCATTTTTCCATCGGTCACGCAGTTCATTAAAGTGCTTTAAGCTATCCTTGATATTTTCTTGAGGATTTATTAAATCTTTTAACTCTTCGACTATTGCCAAACGAGTTTCCAGATTTGTTGCTAAATTATTCTGAAGACTTTTAAAATGCGTATTTTTTTTATCTCTATAACTAGAATAAAGTTTGTCAAAAGAATGTTTTAGTGGAAAATCATACCTAAAATCTTCCGTCGTCTCAGGATTTTCCTCAGTAAATTGTTCTTTTTTCTCTTCAATAAAATGATTGTACTTGCTCAAGAACGCTTTTCTTACCTCCTCAACGTGCTCTTTTACAGACATTGTTTTTTCAACTGCAACAAGATTCTCCAACGCGTCAACCAATTCTTCCATTGACATCGCCTCATAATCTTCCATCGGAATATTGTGGCGATCTTTTAACGTTTCATCTTCACTTTCTTCAGCGTTCGAATTCTCGATATCTATAATAGCCTGTTGTTGTTTATCAACCTCAAGTCGACTTTCGTCCCCTAATTCTGCCTCAGCAATTGTTACTGTTTCATCTTGTTCTTGAGGGATTGCAGTTTCTGTTTCGGTAGTAGCTACGTCTTGTACTTGTCCATCTGCCAGCTGTTCGTTGTCTGCCAGGTTATCATTCTTTTGGTCTAACATTGCAAAAAATGTTTAAGTTCATATTTATTGAATGCGAAAGATAGTAAAGGCGCGCTTTATTTCAAAGGAAATCGACAGTAAAACAATCGTATTAAACAACAGATTTGTAAATTTAAAATGAGTCTGTGTAATTATTATTTAAAAGAATAAATGCAACAATGATGAATTTTAACAAATTTCCGCATTTTTATTAGGGCGTGCCCTTCGCCACAACGTTACAAATAAAGTAGAAATTGTGAGGCGGCTCAGGTCAGGCTCAATGTCATTAATTTAAGGTTTTAATGTGGTGATTTATAGCTTATTAAAGTATTTAAAACTTGTTTAATTGTAAGTTAATTCTTATTTTTATATGAATATTATACATATAAGTAGATGAAAAGTAATTCTGATTTGATAGTTCAAAAATTAAAAGAGGTGATTTTTAGTGAGACAATTATACAAGAATTTAAAATGAATGATTCTGATTTTACAAGAAATAGAAAACAGCCTTTTGGTTTTATGGTAAATTTTCTGAAAAAGAGTTTAATCATAGAAATAGATAATTATCTAAATCACGTCAAATTTAAGCTGCAGGACTGCAGTTTTAAAAGCTTTACATCTAGTGCTTTTGTGCAGAAGAGAAAAAAAATAAATCATACTGTTTTTAAATTTTTATCTTCTGTAATCATTGATAATTATTATATTAAAAGCAATAAAAATATTAAATTTTTTGAAGGCTTCAGGCTTTTAGCAGTTGATGGTTCCAGAACAGCTCTCCCTAACTCAAAAGAACTTCAAGAAACCTTTGGGCAAGCCAAGAACCAAACCGAGGCCATTGTAGTTCAAGGTCGAGTTTCTATTTTATATGACGTTTTAAATCATATAGTTATTGATTCGGTTCTATCCAATTTAAAAATTGCCGAGCGTGAATTAGCATTGGGTCACGCTGAACATTGGAAACCTAAAGATTTAATAATTTATGATAGAGGATATCCATCTTTTAACTTTAAATATCAACATACTAGAAAAGAAATTGACTACTTAATGCGAGTACCAGTAGGGTATAGCAAAGTTGTTATGGCATTTGTTGATAGTAAAAAAACCAGCTCAAAAGTGACAATATCTCCTCCGGCTAAACACAATTATAAAGACAAAGATTACACAAAAACTGCAACGCTGAAGGTTCGTTTAGTAAGAGTTGATTTGCCTTGTGGCGAAATTGAAATATTATTCACATCATTGCTTGACAGTCAACAATATCCTTCATCAATGTTTAAAGAACTGTATTTTTTACGTTGGGGAGTGGAGACTTTTTATGATCAATTAAAAAATAAATTAAAACTCGAACACTTTACTGGATACTCAGCCTCGAGTGTGCTGCAAGACTTTTATTGCAGCATTTTTATCAGCAATTTACAGTCAGTTATAGTTAATGATTTACAAGCTGAATTAGATGAAAAGAGTGAGGGAAAAATGTATAGACAAAAAGTAAATACAAATCTATCTTATGGTTTTTTGAAAAATAGAGTTTTAGAATTGCTGTGGAAAGATATCCCAGCTACTGAAATCCGTCGAGAATTAAAAACACTATTTCTTAAAAACACTATACCTATTAGA comes from the Flavobacterium ardleyense genome and includes:
- a CDS encoding DUF349 domain-containing protein, encoding MLDQKNDNLADNEQLADGQVQDVATTETETAIPQEQDETVTIAEAELGDESRLEVDKQQQAIIDIENSNAEESEDETLKDRHNIPMEDYEAMSMEELVDALENLVAVEKTMSVKEHVEEVRKAFLSKYNHFIEEKKEQFTEENPETTEDFRYDFPLKHSFDKLYSSYRDKKNTHFKSLQNNLATNLETRLAIVEELKDLINPQENIKDSLKHFNELRDRWKNAGSIPKDKYNHVWNNYHFHVENFYDYLHLDREARDLDFKHNLEQKEKIVARVEELVNEDDINKAFRELQDLHKIWKEDIGPVAQDKRDEIWNKFSDLTKQMHDKREVLFEKQRGRETENLEKKQEIVRQLEELSTTKVGSHSAWLAQIEKVEALRNSFFTAGKVPQEHNEATWSTFKSAVRNFNALKNSFYKDIKKDQSTNLSKKTALVEKAKELQNSEDFAATTPIMKQIQDEWKQIGHVPKKYSDKLWKEFKTACNHYFDKLKEQRSELNNEEIEAFENKKNYLDTLKDFELSGDHKTDLDAIKAHIEKWKTFGRVPQARRHIEGKFNKVLDVLFDKLSLSKKDSDMLRFANRMEQLSDANDSRKIEGEKIFLSKKIDEVQSEILQLENNMLFFANAKKDNPILAEVHKNISRLREELETLKEKLQQVRSIKTE
- a CDS encoding IS4 family transposase, giving the protein MKSNSDLIVQKLKEVIFSETIIQEFKMNDSDFTRNRKQPFGFMVNFLKKSLIIEIDNYLNHVKFKLQDCSFKSFTSSAFVQKRKKINHTVFKFLSSVIIDNYYIKSNKNIKFFEGFRLLAVDGSRTALPNSKELQETFGQAKNQTEAIVVQGRVSILYDVLNHIVIDSVLSNLKIAERELALGHAEHWKPKDLIIYDRGYPSFNFKYQHTRKEIDYLMRVPVGYSKVVMAFVDSKKTSSKVTISPPAKHNYKDKDYTKTATLKVRLVRVDLPCGEIEILFTSLLDSQQYPSSMFKELYFLRWGVETFYDQLKNKLKLEHFTGYSASSVLQDFYCSIFISNLQSVIVNDLQAELDEKSEGKMYRQKVNTNLSYGFLKNRVLELLWKDIPATEIRRELKTLFLKNTIPIRNGRNETRNRKKYQNRNKPKVTKNQRDAI